From the Saccharobesus litoralis genome, one window contains:
- the mazG gene encoding nucleoside triphosphate pyrophosphohydrolase, with translation MSNNSLQPLIDIMAALRDPNNGCPWDLKQTYKTIVPYTIEEAYEVADAIETEDFDELQGELGDLLFQVVFYCQLAKEEGRFEFNDVLETVCEKLTRRHPHVFSDVALDDEAAVKANWEAEKKKERDKKATEQVSYTLSHVPKTLPALTRANKLQKRCANVGFDWPTYHGALDKVEEEIIEIKQELACSAIDPVKVGEEVGDLMFAVVNLARKLKLDPEATLRAANKKFETRFNRVESKALDNGHELNDLTLAEMESLWLQVKQEK, from the coding sequence ATGTCTAATAATTCATTACAACCATTAATTGATATTATGGCAGCGTTACGTGACCCGAATAACGGCTGCCCTTGGGATTTAAAACAAACCTATAAAACGATAGTTCCTTATACAATCGAAGAAGCCTATGAAGTCGCAGACGCGATAGAAACCGAAGACTTTGACGAACTACAAGGTGAACTTGGCGATTTACTTTTTCAGGTAGTGTTTTATTGCCAACTGGCAAAAGAAGAAGGGCGTTTTGAGTTTAATGATGTACTTGAAACGGTTTGTGAAAAACTCACTCGTCGTCATCCCCATGTATTTTCTGATGTCGCGTTAGATGATGAAGCGGCTGTTAAAGCAAATTGGGAAGCAGAGAAAAAGAAAGAAAGAGATAAAAAAGCCACGGAGCAGGTTAGTTATACCTTAAGTCATGTACCCAAAACACTTCCAGCCTTAACTCGGGCCAATAAACTGCAAAAACGCTGCGCCAACGTCGGATTTGACTGGCCAACCTACCATGGTGCATTAGATAAAGTAGAAGAAGAAATTATTGAAATTAAACAGGAATTAGCCTGTTCTGCTATCGATCCTGTTAAAGTCGGTGAAGAAGTAGGAGACTTAATGTTTGCTGTGGTTAATTTAGCTCGTAAACTTAAATTGGATCCTGAAGCAACCTTACGTGCAGCCAATAAAAAATTTGAAACACGCTTTAATCGAGTTGAATCCAAAGCCTTAGATAATGGTCACGAATTAAACGACTTAACTTTAGCTGAAATGGAAAGCTTGTGGTTACAAGTTAAACAAGAAAAATAA
- a CDS encoding CTP synthase: MTTRYIFVTGGVVSSLGKGIAAASLAAILEARGLNVTIMKLDPYINVDPGTMSPIQHGEVFVTEDGAETDLDLGHYERFIKTKMTKGNNFTQGRVFEDVLRRERRGDYLGATIQVIPHITNDIKRRVVECGEGHDIAIVEIGGTVGDIESQPFLESIRQLGTELGREHAMFMHLTLVPYLAAAGEVKTKPTQHSVKDLRSIGIQPDILVCRSDRTIPANERSKIALFTNVEEKAVISMPDVNSIYRIPALLKSQGLDALICRRFHIECQEANLSDWEQVLYEDSNPTGEVTIGMVGKYVELPDAYKSVNEALKHAGLKNRVTVNIQYIDSQDLEAKGVDKLADVDAILVPGGFGERGTAGKMLAAQYARENNVPYLGICLGMQMALIEFARNVAKLENANSTEFDAETQHPVVGLITEWQNNEGEMEERSEQSDLGGTMRLGSQLCHLEAGSKAAQAYGSEQIHERHRHRYEVNNNYRQQLEEAGLVFSGLSADKKLVEVIELPNHPWFIAAQFHPEFTSTPRDGHPLFQGFVAAAYAAQKQ, from the coding sequence ATGACGACTAGATATATCTTCGTTACGGGTGGTGTTGTTTCTTCTTTAGGAAAGGGCATTGCCGCCGCTTCTCTAGCTGCAATTTTAGAAGCACGTGGTTTAAACGTAACCATCATGAAGCTCGACCCCTACATCAATGTTGATCCGGGTACAATGAGCCCAATCCAGCACGGTGAAGTATTTGTTACTGAAGATGGCGCCGAAACAGACCTTGATTTAGGTCACTATGAACGTTTCATCAAAACTAAAATGACCAAAGGTAATAACTTTACTCAAGGTCGTGTGTTTGAAGATGTATTACGCCGTGAACGCCGAGGTGATTATTTAGGGGCAACCATCCAAGTTATCCCACATATTACCAACGACATAAAACGTCGTGTTGTTGAATGTGGTGAAGGCCATGACATTGCAATCGTTGAAATTGGCGGCACGGTTGGTGATATTGAGTCACAACCCTTCTTAGAATCAATTCGTCAGTTAGGTACAGAATTAGGGCGTGAGCATGCTATGTTTATGCACCTAACCTTAGTTCCTTATTTAGCGGCAGCAGGTGAAGTTAAAACTAAGCCGACTCAGCACTCTGTTAAAGATTTACGATCTATCGGTATTCAGCCAGATATTTTGGTTTGTCGTTCTGATCGGACAATTCCGGCTAATGAGCGTTCAAAAATTGCATTGTTTACCAATGTAGAAGAAAAAGCCGTTATCTCAATGCCAGATGTCAATAGCATCTATCGCATTCCAGCCTTGTTAAAATCACAAGGATTAGATGCACTTATCTGTCGTCGCTTCCATATTGAATGCCAAGAAGCTAATTTGTCTGATTGGGAACAAGTGCTGTATGAAGATTCAAATCCGACAGGTGAAGTGACTATAGGTATGGTGGGTAAATACGTAGAGTTACCAGATGCTTATAAATCGGTTAATGAAGCATTAAAACACGCTGGCCTTAAAAATCGTGTAACAGTCAACATTCAATATATTGATTCTCAAGACTTAGAAGCTAAGGGTGTCGATAAATTAGCTGATGTAGATGCGATTTTGGTACCTGGCGGTTTTGGTGAACGAGGCACAGCAGGTAAAATGCTAGCTGCACAATATGCTCGTGAAAATAACGTTCCTTATTTAGGTATATGCTTAGGCATGCAAATGGCGTTAATCGAATTTGCGCGTAATGTGGCTAAATTAGAAAATGCTAACAGCACGGAATTTGATGCAGAGACTCAACACCCTGTCGTTGGTTTAATTACCGAATGGCAAAATAACGAGGGTGAAATGGAAGAGCGTTCAGAGCAATCTGACTTGGGTGGCACTATGCGTTTAGGTTCGCAATTGTGTCATTTAGAAGCGGGTTCCAAAGCCGCTCAAGCTTATGGTTCAGAACAGATCCATGAGCGTCATCGTCACCGCTATGAAGTTAATAATAACTATCGTCAACAACTTGAGGAAGCTGGCTTAGTTTTCTCTGGTTTGTCGGCAGATAAGAAACTGGTTGAAGTTATTGAGTTGCCTAATCATCCATGGTTTATTGCAGCTCAATTTCATCCAGAGTTCACGTCAACGCCGCGTGATGGCCATCCTTTATTCCAAGGGTTTGTCGCCGCAGCGTATGCAGCACAGAAACAATAA
- the eno gene encoding phosphopyruvate hydratase has protein sequence MSSIVNIIGREIIDSRGNPTVEADVYLESGAMGRAAAPSGASTGSREALELRDGDKSRFLGKGVIKAVENVNGVIKEALVGKDALDQKAVDQVMLDLDGTDFKSNLGANAILAVSLATAKAAAAEKGVALYEHIADLNGTSGQYSLPLPMMNIINGGEHADNNVDIQEFMIQPVGAKTFKQAIQMGAEVFHNLKKVLNARGYNTAVGDEGGFAPDLKSNAEALEVIAEAIKAAGYEIDKDITLALDCAASEFYEKDNGIYNLKGEGKTFTSNEFSDFLSTLCDEYPIVSIEDGLDESDWDGFAYQTKILGDKIQIVGDDLFVTNTKILKEGIEKGIANSILIKFNQIGSLTETLEAIQMAKDAGYTAVISHRSGETEDATIADLAVGTAAGQIKTGSMSRSDRVAKYNQLLRIEEALGDKAVYAGRSAVKGQ, from the coding sequence ATGTCATCTATCGTAAACATCATTGGTCGTGAAATTATTGATTCACGCGGAAACCCAACTGTAGAAGCAGACGTATATTTAGAAAGCGGTGCTATGGGTCGTGCAGCAGCTCCTTCTGGTGCTTCTACTGGTTCACGTGAAGCACTTGAATTACGCGACGGTGATAAAAGCCGCTTTTTAGGTAAAGGCGTAATTAAAGCTGTTGAAAATGTAAATGGTGTTATTAAAGAAGCACTAGTTGGTAAAGACGCACTTGACCAAAAAGCTGTAGACCAAGTGATGTTAGACCTAGACGGTACTGACTTTAAGAGCAACTTGGGCGCAAATGCTATTTTAGCTGTTTCTTTAGCCACAGCTAAAGCGGCTGCAGCTGAAAAAGGCGTAGCTTTATACGAGCACATTGCTGACTTAAACGGTACTTCAGGTCAGTACAGCCTTCCATTACCAATGATGAACATCATCAACGGTGGTGAGCACGCTGACAACAATGTTGATATTCAAGAATTCATGATCCAACCTGTTGGTGCTAAAACTTTCAAACAAGCTATCCAAATGGGTGCTGAAGTTTTCCATAACTTAAAGAAAGTTTTAAACGCTCGTGGTTACAACACTGCTGTTGGTGACGAAGGTGGTTTTGCACCAGACCTTAAGTCTAACGCTGAAGCGTTAGAAGTTATCGCAGAAGCGATTAAAGCAGCTGGATACGAAATCGATAAAGATATTACTTTAGCATTAGACTGTGCTGCGTCTGAGTTCTACGAAAAAGACAATGGTATCTACAACTTGAAAGGTGAAGGCAAAACGTTCACTTCTAACGAGTTCTCTGATTTCTTATCTACTTTATGTGACGAATACCCAATCGTTTCAATCGAAGATGGTTTAGATGAGTCTGATTGGGATGGTTTCGCATACCAAACTAAGATCCTTGGCGACAAGATCCAAATCGTTGGAGACGACTTATTCGTAACTAACACTAAGATCTTAAAAGAAGGTATCGAGAAAGGTATCGCTAACTCAATCTTAATCAAGTTTAACCAAATTGGTTCTTTAACTGAAACGTTAGAAGCTATCCAAATGGCTAAAGACGCTGGTTACACTGCTGTTATCTCTCACCGTTCAGGTGAAACTGAAGATGCAACTATTGCTGATTTAGCAGTAGGTACTGCAGCTGGTCAAATCAAGACAGGTTCAATGAGCCGTTCTGATCGTGTTGCTAAGTACAATCAGTTATTACGTATTGAAGAAGCGCTAGGCGACAAAGCTGTATATGCCGGTCGTTCAGCCGTTAAAGGTCAATAA
- the ftsB gene encoding cell division protein FtsB, producing the protein MSLFRLVLIVLLCMLQYRLWFGGNSISEYSRLQQKVETIKLENDKLSQRNKLMVADIKDLKMGVEAIEERARNELGLIRQGELFYRVIPK; encoded by the coding sequence ATGTCTCTTTTTAGGTTAGTGCTAATAGTGTTGCTTTGTATGCTGCAATATCGTTTGTGGTTTGGAGGTAACTCAATCTCTGAATATAGTCGCCTGCAACAAAAAGTAGAAACCATCAAATTAGAGAATGACAAACTTTCTCAGCGTAACAAACTTATGGTCGCTGACATCAAAGATTTAAAAATGGGTGTCGAGGCTATTGAAGAACGAGCGAGAAATGAACTTGGCTTAATCCGTCAAGGTGAGTTGTTTTATCGGGTGATCCCTAAGTAA
- the ispD gene encoding 2-C-methyl-D-erythritol 4-phosphate cytidylyltransferase has product MLQPMPHIVAIIPAAGVGSRMKADIPKQYLTIGNQTILEHTLSVLDKVQYINEIVLVVASHDSYLDDIKENFCRLTKPIKTVVGGQERVDSVLAGLNALPKDAWALVHDAARPCVLVKDIEQLIETCLSQNMGGILASRVKDTMKRSIKGSNQITETVSRDNLWHALTPQLFPTHQLVASIELSQKHNATVTDEASAIEFAGGQVLMCESSATNLKITTPDDLQLATLILNAKQM; this is encoded by the coding sequence ATGCTCCAACCCATGCCACATATTGTCGCTATTATTCCTGCCGCAGGTGTTGGTAGTCGAATGAAAGCTGATATCCCTAAACAGTATTTGACTATTGGCAATCAAACCATATTAGAGCATACCTTATCAGTGCTTGATAAGGTTCAATACATTAACGAAATTGTTCTTGTTGTCGCAAGTCATGATAGCTATTTAGATGATATAAAAGAAAATTTTTGTCGATTGACTAAACCAATTAAAACTGTAGTCGGTGGTCAGGAAAGAGTGGATTCTGTTTTAGCTGGTTTAAATGCATTACCTAAAGACGCTTGGGCTTTAGTCCACGATGCCGCTCGACCTTGTGTACTAGTGAAGGATATTGAACAACTTATCGAAACTTGTCTATCTCAAAATATGGGTGGCATTTTAGCTTCAAGAGTTAAAGATACGATGAAGCGCAGTATAAAAGGCAGTAATCAAATCACTGAGACGGTATCAAGGGACAATTTATGGCATGCGTTAACGCCTCAGTTATTCCCAACTCATCAATTAGTTGCATCTATTGAACTCAGTCAAAAACACAATGCTACTGTTACCGATGAAGCATCAGCCATCGAGTTTGCTGGTGGACAAGTTCTTATGTGCGAGAGTAGTGCAACTAACTTGAAAATTACCACTCCAGATGACTTGCAATTGGCAACGTTAATACTTAATGCTAAGCAAATGTAA
- the ispF gene encoding 2-C-methyl-D-erythritol 2,4-cyclodiphosphate synthase, whose product MRIGHGFDVHKFGGNGPLTICGVKIDYPQGFIAHSDGDVAIHALCDAILGALALGDIGNHFPDTDDDYANIDSRILLRHVWSLARDKGYKLGNCDITIIAQAPKIAPHLKAMRTLLADDLEAELSQVNVKATTTEKLGFTGRKEGVAVESVVLLETM is encoded by the coding sequence ATTCGAATTGGACATGGTTTTGATGTTCATAAATTTGGTGGCAATGGCCCTTTAACAATATGTGGTGTCAAAATTGATTACCCACAAGGGTTTATTGCCCATTCTGATGGTGATGTCGCCATTCACGCTTTGTGTGATGCTATTCTAGGTGCCCTCGCTTTGGGGGATATAGGCAACCACTTTCCTGATACTGACGATGATTATGCGAATATAGATTCGCGAATATTGCTGAGACATGTGTGGTCTCTTGCACGAGACAAAGGTTACAAGCTAGGTAATTGTGATATCACTATTATTGCTCAAGCACCGAAAATAGCTCCACATTTAAAGGCTATGCGAACTCTATTAGCTGATGATTTAGAAGCAGAATTGAGCCAAGTTAATGTCAAAGCAACAACAACAGAAAAACTAGGATTTACAGGTCGTAAAGAAGGTGTAGCGGTTGAGTCAGTTGTTTTGTTGGAGACAATGTAA
- the truD gene encoding tRNA pseudouridine(13) synthase TruD codes for MFEQQYPFLHGKPELNGTIRSRNSDFYVEEYLGFQPSGQGEHLWLLVEKENENTQYVANQLAKLLGVQPKLASYSGKKDKYAVTRQWFSFPFPIKKSLPPAIEGPNFKALIITRHDKKLKTGTHKANRFEINVQCEALDEESELHLQHRVNAITQQGVPNYFGEQRFGHRFGNIEKALAMFANQIKVKDRNKRGMYLSAARSFLFNHIIAQRINQDMFKPLCGDVFMLNGSHSVFCADNIDDDLITRHQAHDIQITGPMWGEGELKTQGIPLELEKQLLKDEVMSDLIKGLENARLKQERRSLNLFIPNLSFSRYDHGFTLKFELPTGCFATSVLREIVNYTDASKNADFTQQ; via the coding sequence ATGTTTGAACAGCAGTATCCATTTTTACACGGTAAGCCTGAATTAAACGGAACTATACGGAGTCGCAATAGCGACTTTTACGTTGAGGAATATTTGGGTTTTCAACCCAGCGGGCAAGGTGAGCACCTTTGGTTGTTAGTTGAAAAAGAAAATGAAAATACCCAGTATGTTGCTAATCAACTCGCTAAATTATTAGGCGTACAACCTAAACTTGCTAGCTATTCTGGTAAAAAAGATAAATACGCTGTGACAAGACAATGGTTTTCTTTTCCCTTTCCGATTAAAAAAAGTTTGCCGCCAGCGATAGAAGGTCCAAATTTTAAAGCGCTAATTATCACAAGGCATGATAAGAAATTAAAAACCGGTACACATAAAGCGAATCGTTTTGAAATTAATGTACAGTGTGAAGCCTTAGATGAAGAAAGTGAATTGCATCTTCAGCACCGAGTAAACGCCATTACACAGCAAGGTGTCCCTAACTATTTTGGTGAACAGCGCTTTGGCCATCGCTTTGGAAACATTGAAAAAGCATTAGCAATGTTTGCCAATCAAATAAAGGTTAAAGATCGTAATAAACGCGGTATGTACTTATCCGCTGCGCGATCCTTCCTTTTTAATCATATTATTGCTCAACGTATTAACCAAGATATGTTTAAACCACTTTGTGGCGATGTATTTATGTTAAATGGTAGCCACTCAGTTTTTTGCGCAGACAATATAGATGATGATCTAATAACAAGGCATCAAGCGCATGATATACAAATAACAGGGCCTATGTGGGGTGAAGGAGAGCTAAAAACTCAAGGCATACCGTTAGAATTAGAAAAACAGTTACTGAAAGATGAAGTAATGTCTGATTTAATTAAAGGGCTTGAAAACGCGCGATTAAAACAAGAGCGTAGGTCTTTGAATTTATTTATTCCTAACCTGAGTTTCTCACGTTATGATCACGGCTTTACATTAAAATTTGAGTTACCGACAGGCTGCTTTGCTACTTCGGTATTGAGAGAAATCGTCAACTATACGGATGCTTCTAAAAATGCGGATTTTACTCAGCAATGA
- the surE gene encoding 5'/3'-nucleotidase SurE, which translates to MRILLSNDDGVHALGLSQLYQHLKNLGEVSVIAPDRNCSGASNSLTLVNPLRVQQLDNGFYSVNGTPTDCVHIGINQLIKPEPDLVISGINHGPNLGDDVIYSGTVAAALEGRHMGHSAIAVSLAGDQHFDSAARVVKNIVEHLEQLNLTEQQILNVNVPDLPYEAIKGYRITRCGSRHRAQSMSKTQDPYGRTIYWYGPQGAELKEGQDTDFEAVRNGFVSITPLTVDMTAHQSINNLKSWLTNLN; encoded by the coding sequence ATGCGGATTTTACTCAGCAATGATGACGGTGTTCATGCATTAGGACTATCTCAGCTTTATCAGCACCTAAAAAATTTAGGTGAAGTGTCTGTTATCGCGCCTGATAGAAATTGCAGTGGAGCGAGTAACAGTTTAACGCTAGTTAATCCACTTCGTGTGCAACAACTGGATAACGGCTTTTATTCTGTCAATGGTACGCCAACGGATTGTGTTCATATTGGTATTAACCAATTAATAAAACCGGAACCTGATTTAGTCATATCAGGTATTAATCATGGCCCTAATTTGGGTGACGATGTTATTTATTCAGGAACTGTCGCGGCTGCATTAGAAGGCCGCCATATGGGGCATTCAGCTATCGCGGTTTCTTTAGCGGGTGATCAACATTTTGATAGCGCAGCTCGAGTGGTCAAAAATATAGTAGAGCATTTAGAACAACTAAACTTAACTGAACAACAAATTTTAAATGTTAATGTGCCAGACTTGCCTTATGAAGCAATTAAGGGGTACCGAATTACTCGGTGTGGCTCGCGCCATCGGGCACAAAGTATGTCAAAAACTCAGGATCCTTACGGTAGAACTATTTATTGGTATGGGCCACAAGGGGCTGAGTTAAAAGAAGGACAAGATACGGATTTTGAAGCAGTGCGTAATGGTTTTGTATCAATAACACCTTTAACCGTGGACATGACAGCACATCAAAGCATTAATAATCTAAAATCTTGGCTAACAAATCTAAATTAG
- a CDS encoding protein-L-isoaspartate(D-aspartate) O-methyltransferase: MSTRNGQQLSILLQQEGIKNPSVLQAVASTPRQFFVEAALGHKAYENTALPIGKGQTISQPVIVARMTELLLEKVDASSVLEIGTGSGYQTAILAQLFDHVYSVERIKSLQFQARRKLQQLDLHNVSMKHGDGWKGWNSKAPFSAIIVTAAAASVPQKLLDQLVDGGILVIPVGVESQVLKLIRRQGDEFISEDIAAVKFVPLVPGDVE, from the coding sequence ATGAGTACACGCAATGGTCAGCAGCTGAGTATATTGCTGCAACAAGAAGGCATCAAAAACCCCAGTGTTTTACAAGCGGTCGCTTCAACGCCTAGGCAGTTTTTTGTAGAGGCTGCATTAGGCCATAAAGCCTATGAAAATACCGCATTACCCATAGGTAAAGGGCAAACAATTTCACAGCCAGTTATTGTGGCAAGAATGACAGAGTTGTTACTTGAAAAGGTAGATGCGTCATCTGTACTAGAAATAGGTACAGGATCCGGTTATCAAACGGCTATATTGGCGCAGTTGTTTGACCACGTATATTCAGTTGAACGTATTAAGTCATTACAGTTTCAAGCACGCCGTAAATTGCAACAATTAGACTTGCACAATGTATCAATGAAACATGGTGATGGTTGGAAAGGCTGGAATTCTAAAGCACCATTTTCCGCTATTATTGTAACCGCTGCCGCTGCATCCGTTCCGCAAAAATTGTTAGATCAACTTGTTGATGGTGGAATATTAGTTATCCCCGTTGGTGTAGAGTCTCAAGTGCTAAAGCTCATTCGTCGCCAAGGTGATGAATTTATTTCTGAAGATATTGCCGCCGTTAAATTTGTTCCTTTGGTACCTGGTGATGTCGAATAA
- a CDS encoding DUF368 domain-containing protein, with protein MEPRTTKDYLLLTAKGMAMGAADVVPGVSGGTIAFISGIYDELLKSLKQLGPNALTILFKQGFAEFWRHINGGFLLAVFAGILISVKTFASLISFALDNHPILIWSFFSGLIAASVYLLAKQQTNWRPVNYISLLIGIGIVYIISISTPSQLPSDWWFLFLGGFIAICAMILPGVSGSFILLLLGLYSVALNAVKNMDLIALAAFGFGCIAGLMVFSRFLSWLLDRYYQTTIALLIGFLIGSLNVTWPWKQVVSTYVNRHGETVPLIRENVLPSTFSNVYSTDSQLIFALLASLFGILLVISIELIASKLKR; from the coding sequence GTGGAACCAAGAACAACAAAAGATTATCTACTTTTAACCGCTAAAGGTATGGCCATGGGGGCTGCCGATGTGGTGCCAGGTGTGTCTGGCGGTACAATTGCCTTTATAAGCGGTATCTATGACGAGTTACTTAAGTCGTTAAAACAACTTGGCCCTAACGCGTTAACCATCTTATTTAAACAAGGCTTTGCTGAATTTTGGCGTCATATTAATGGTGGTTTTTTGCTTGCCGTGTTTGCTGGTATTTTAATTAGTGTTAAAACGTTTGCTTCATTAATTAGTTTTGCATTAGATAACCATCCTATTTTAATTTGGTCTTTTTTCTCTGGTTTAATCGCAGCTTCTGTTTATTTGTTGGCAAAACAACAAACGAATTGGCGTCCTGTTAATTATATAAGCTTGTTAATTGGTATTGGTATCGTATATATCATTTCAATATCAACACCAAGCCAATTGCCTAGTGATTGGTGGTTTTTATTTTTAGGCGGTTTTATCGCTATTTGCGCCATGATTTTACCTGGTGTGTCGGGAAGCTTCATTTTATTGTTATTAGGTTTGTATTCGGTTGCATTAAATGCAGTTAAAAATATGGATTTAATTGCACTTGCTGCATTTGGTTTTGGTTGTATTGCAGGGTTAATGGTGTTTTCTCGATTCTTATCTTGGCTGCTTGATCGATATTATCAAACCACAATTGCATTATTAATTGGATTTTTAATTGGATCGTTAAATGTGACTTGGCCTTGGAAACAAGTGGTTTCTACTTATGTAAATCGTCATGGTGAAACCGTACCGTTAATTCGAGAAAATGTTCTTCCAAGTACGTTTTCAAATGTTTATTCGACCGATAGTCAGTTAATTTTTGCATTATTAGCAAGCTTATTTGGTATTTTACTTGTCATTAGCATTGAATTGATAGCTAGTAAATTAAAAAGGTAG
- a CDS encoding peptidoglycan DD-metalloendopeptidase family protein → MLNSGTVYYRSLLAISIGILLSACSSNPHIPAPVESVYRGKTIHNFKPNTLKQNTYTVEKGETLYSIAFRAGKDFRELAKVNKILPPYTVYPGQLIKLSSSQKTTTVVTKKPFKTKTSKKTKTIPKKSNIKPTKKVANKKSEEYVGNVASVNKELTSDLGYKKTIKWQWPTKGKILKKFSKKELGNKGLDIGGKNGSPIFAAADGKVVYAGNALRGYGNLIIVKHSEDFLSAYAHNSKLLVSEQSWVKAGQQIAEMGRTDSDNVKLHFEVRYKGTTVDPLRYLPKK, encoded by the coding sequence ATGCTAAATTCAGGGACAGTTTATTATAGATCATTACTAGCAATATCCATTGGGATATTGCTGTCTGCTTGTTCCTCAAACCCTCATATTCCGGCGCCTGTAGAGTCAGTATACCGCGGCAAAACGATACATAACTTTAAACCGAACACGCTTAAACAAAATACCTATACTGTCGAAAAAGGAGAGACATTATATTCAATTGCTTTTAGAGCCGGTAAAGACTTTCGCGAACTGGCAAAAGTTAACAAAATATTACCACCCTACACAGTGTACCCAGGCCAATTGATTAAACTGTCCAGCAGTCAAAAAACAACCACTGTGGTAACAAAAAAACCTTTCAAAACAAAAACTTCTAAAAAAACAAAAACAATTCCTAAAAAGTCTAATATCAAACCTACAAAAAAAGTTGCCAACAAGAAGTCAGAGGAGTATGTTGGAAATGTCGCTTCCGTTAACAAAGAGTTAACAAGTGATCTTGGATATAAGAAGACAATAAAATGGCAATGGCCAACCAAAGGAAAAATCTTAAAAAAATTCTCTAAAAAAGAATTAGGTAACAAAGGTTTAGATATTGGTGGAAAAAATGGAAGTCCAATTTTTGCAGCAGCAGATGGTAAAGTTGTATATGCAGGCAACGCCCTACGAGGGTACGGAAATCTAATTATCGTTAAACATAGTGAAGATTTCCTTAGTGCTTATGCTCACAACAGCAAACTTCTGGTAAGCGAACAAAGTTGGGTAAAAGCAGGGCAGCAAATTGCTGAGATGGGACGAACTGATAGTGACAACGTAAAGTTGCATTTTGAAGTGCGATATAAGGGTACAACCGTAGATCCACTTCGATATTTACCAAAAAAGTAA
- the rpoS gene encoding RNA polymerase sigma factor RpoS encodes MGRTQSTNTDTTTVELEIDEIVELEAEQAEESAKDAASDTAPQEEFTKTLDATQLYLGEIGFSPLLSAEEEVFFARKALKGCEASRKRMIESNLRLVVKIARRYNNRGLALLDLIEEGNLGLIRAVEKFDPERGFRFSTYATWWIRQTIERAIMNQTRTIRLPIHVVKELNVYLRASRELAQQLDHEPTAEEIAEKLDKTPSEVSKMLRLNEKISSVDTPIGGDSEKALLDIIADENGSGPENHLQDDDIKHSIVHWLEELNPKQREVLARRFGLLGYEASTLEDVGKEIGLTRERVRQIQVEALKRLRDVLTHEGLSIESLFEIEQ; translated from the coding sequence ATGGGTCGTACACAAAGCACAAACACAGATACCACAACAGTTGAATTAGAAATTGATGAAATTGTTGAATTAGAAGCTGAGCAAGCTGAAGAGTCGGCAAAAGATGCCGCTAGTGATACAGCTCCTCAAGAAGAATTTACTAAAACCTTAGACGCCACTCAGTTATATTTAGGCGAAATTGGTTTTTCACCGTTATTATCCGCCGAAGAAGAAGTTTTCTTTGCTCGTAAAGCACTTAAGGGCTGCGAAGCAAGCAGAAAACGGATGATCGAAAGTAACTTACGTTTAGTGGTTAAAATTGCCCGTCGATACAATAACCGCGGACTGGCTTTACTTGATTTGATTGAAGAAGGTAACTTAGGTTTAATCCGTGCGGTTGAAAAGTTTGATCCTGAACGAGGATTCCGCTTTTCTACTTATGCAACATGGTGGATCCGCCAAACAATCGAACGTGCAATTATGAATCAAACACGCACCATTCGTTTGCCTATTCATGTTGTTAAAGAATTAAACGTTTATTTACGCGCTTCACGCGAGTTAGCTCAACAACTCGATCATGAACCGACTGCTGAAGAAATTGCAGAAAAATTAGATAAAACGCCATCTGAAGTTAGCAAGATGTTGCGGCTTAATGAAAAAATTAGCTCGGTCGATACGCCGATTGGTGGAGACTCTGAAAAAGCGTTGTTAGACATCATTGCTGATGAAAACGGTTCTGGCCCTGAAAATCACTTACAAGATGATGATATTAAGCATAGTATTGTTCATTGGTTGGAAGAGCTTAACCCGAAACAACGTGAAGTTTTAGCTCGCCGTTTTGGTTTATTAGGTTATGAAGCCTCTACTTTAGAGGACGTAGGTAAGGAGATTGGCTTAACTCGCGAGCGAGTTCGTCAAATTCAAGTTGAAGCCTTAAAACGCTTAAGAGATGTATTGACTCACGAAGGTCTATCAATTGAGTCGTTGTTTGAAATTGAACAATAA